Proteins from one Embleya scabrispora genomic window:
- the fabF gene encoding beta-ketoacyl-ACP synthase II, translating to MKSTERNDATRAVVVTGLGATTPVGGDVATTWSALLAGTSGARALTEEWAEQLPVTFAARIAVEPLEVMPKVEARRLDRSGQFAMIAAREAWLDAGYAAKNTAPEDAPDALVVDPTRLGVVIASGIGGVTTLLDAWDTFHEKGPRRVGPLTVPMLMPNSPAANVGIELGARAGVHTPVSACASGAEAVAYGLEMIRSGRADVVVCGGTEAAIHPLPMAAFANMMAMSKRNDEPQRASRPYDKGRDGFVMGEGAGVLILESAEHAAARGARVYAEVAGAGLSSDGHHIAQPEPTGRDIARAMALALADGGLEPQEIVHVNAHGTSTPAGDVTELKAIRATLGDAAADKVTVTSTKSMTGHLLGGTGAVESVATVLALHHRLAPPTINVDDLDDEVDLDIVRGEPRTLPDGAIAALNNSFGFGGHNVVVAFRSFE from the coding sequence GTGAAGTCGACCGAGCGCAACGACGCCACGCGGGCCGTGGTGGTCACCGGTCTGGGTGCGACCACGCCGGTCGGCGGCGATGTCGCGACCACGTGGTCCGCGCTGCTCGCGGGCACGTCCGGCGCGCGGGCGCTGACCGAGGAATGGGCCGAGCAACTGCCGGTCACCTTCGCCGCGCGGATCGCGGTCGAACCCCTCGAGGTCATGCCGAAGGTCGAGGCGCGGCGCCTGGACCGCTCCGGCCAGTTCGCCATGATCGCCGCGCGCGAGGCCTGGCTCGACGCCGGCTACGCCGCGAAGAACACCGCGCCCGAGGACGCCCCGGACGCCCTCGTGGTGGACCCGACCCGCCTGGGTGTGGTCATCGCCTCCGGCATCGGCGGCGTCACCACCCTGCTCGACGCGTGGGACACCTTCCACGAGAAGGGCCCGCGCCGGGTCGGCCCGCTGACCGTGCCGATGCTCATGCCCAACAGCCCGGCGGCCAACGTCGGCATCGAGCTGGGCGCGCGGGCCGGTGTGCACACCCCCGTGAGCGCGTGCGCGTCCGGCGCCGAGGCGGTCGCCTACGGCCTGGAGATGATCCGCTCGGGCCGCGCCGACGTGGTGGTCTGCGGCGGCACCGAGGCCGCGATCCACCCGCTGCCGATGGCCGCGTTCGCGAACATGATGGCGATGTCCAAGCGCAACGACGAGCCGCAGCGCGCGTCCCGCCCGTACGACAAGGGCCGCGACGGCTTCGTGATGGGCGAGGGCGCCGGCGTCCTGATCCTGGAGAGCGCCGAGCACGCGGCGGCCCGCGGGGCGCGCGTGTACGCCGAGGTCGCGGGCGCCGGCCTCAGCTCCGACGGCCACCACATCGCCCAGCCCGAGCCCACCGGCCGCGACATCGCCCGTGCGATGGCGCTCGCCCTGGCCGACGGCGGCCTGGAGCCGCAGGAGATCGTGCACGTCAACGCGCACGGCACCTCGACCCCGGCGGGCGACGTCACCGAGCTCAAGGCGATCCGCGCGACGCTCGGCGACGCGGCGGCCGACAAGGTCACCGTCACCAGCACCAAGTCGATGACCGGTCACCTGCTCGGCGGCACCGGCGCGGTCGAGTCGGTGGCCACCGTACTCGCCCTGCACCACCGCCTCGCGCCGCCCACGATCAACGTCGACGACCTCGACGACGAGGTCGACCTGGACATCGTGCGGGGCGAGCCGCGCACGCTGCCCGACGGCGCGATCGCGGCGCTGAACAACTCGTTCGGCTTCGGCGGACACAACGTCGTGGTCGCCTTCCGCAGCTTCGAGTAA
- a CDS encoding acyl carrier protein — protein MASQEQVLEGLADIVNEIAGVPQDEVELDKSFIDDLDVDSLSMVEVVVAAEEKFEVKIPDDDVKGLKTVRDAVDYIVKAAA, from the coding sequence ATGGCTAGCCAGGAGCAGGTCCTCGAGGGCCTCGCCGACATCGTCAACGAGATCGCCGGCGTCCCCCAGGACGAGGTCGAGCTGGACAAGTCCTTCATCGACGACCTGGACGTGGACTCGCTGTCGATGGTCGAGGTCGTCGTGGCGGCCGAGGAGAAGTTCGAGGTCAAGATCCCGGACGACGACGTCAAGGGCCTCAAGACCGTCCGCGACGCGGTGGACTACATCGTCAAGGCCGCCGCCTAG
- a CDS encoding PucR family transcriptional regulator: MSPQPDLRAATVRRLEKSAGALAGAALARMDEALPWYRNMPADNRSWIGLVAQAGISAFTEWFRHPETPQKVSADVFGTAPRELTRTITLPHTVELIRTTIEVVEAEIATLAAPGYEQELRESLLLYSREIAFATAQVYAHAAETRGAWDARLEALVVHSLLRGEADEGILSRASALGWGSPDSVMVVVGNAPDADAQEVVDGIHRAGRHARLNVLTGVQGERLVVILGGTDDPIRATRSLIGQFAPGPVVVGPQVPDLLAAVRSAQAAMSGHRACVAWPDAPRPVSADDLLPERALAGDDEAREQLVEEIYIPLHAAGSALLETLSVYLEQAASLEGAARMLFVHPNTVRYRLRRVVDVTGLVPTETRSAFTLQVSLILGRLAAIES; the protein is encoded by the coding sequence GTGAGCCCCCAACCCGACCTCCGTGCCGCGACCGTCCGCAGGCTCGAGAAATCCGCCGGCGCTCTGGCGGGCGCGGCGCTCGCGAGGATGGACGAGGCGCTTCCCTGGTACCGGAACATGCCCGCCGACAACCGGTCCTGGATCGGCCTGGTGGCCCAGGCCGGCATCTCCGCGTTCACCGAGTGGTTCCGGCATCCGGAGACCCCGCAGAAGGTCAGCGCCGACGTGTTCGGCACGGCGCCGCGCGAATTGACCCGCACCATCACGCTGCCGCACACGGTCGAGTTGATCCGCACCACGATCGAGGTGGTCGAGGCGGAGATCGCCACCCTGGCCGCGCCCGGCTACGAGCAGGAGTTGCGCGAGTCGCTGCTGCTGTACTCCCGGGAGATCGCCTTCGCCACCGCGCAGGTGTACGCGCACGCCGCCGAGACGCGCGGCGCGTGGGACGCCCGCCTGGAGGCCCTGGTGGTGCACTCGCTGCTGCGCGGCGAGGCCGACGAGGGCATCCTGTCCCGGGCCTCGGCGCTCGGCTGGGGCTCGCCGGACTCGGTCATGGTCGTGGTGGGCAACGCCCCGGACGCCGACGCCCAGGAGGTCGTCGACGGCATCCACCGGGCGGGCCGACACGCCCGGCTGAACGTGCTCACCGGGGTGCAGGGCGAGCGGCTCGTGGTGATCCTCGGCGGCACCGACGACCCGATCCGCGCGACCCGGTCGCTGATCGGCCAGTTCGCCCCCGGTCCGGTGGTGGTCGGCCCCCAGGTGCCCGACCTGTTGGCCGCCGTGCGCTCCGCCCAGGCCGCGATGTCGGGACACCGCGCGTGCGTGGCCTGGCCCGACGCGCCGCGCCCGGTTTCCGCGGACGATCTCCTGCCCGAGCGCGCGCTCGCGGGAGACGACGAGGCCCGGGAGCAGTTGGTGGAGGAGATCTACATACCCCTGCACGCGGCCGGCTCCGCGCTCCTGGAGACGCTCTCCGTCTACCTGGAGCAGGCGGCGAGTCTCGAAGGAGCCGCCCGGATGCTCTTCGTCCACCCCAATACCGTGCGCTACCGGCTGCGACGCGTCGTGGACGTCACCGGCCTCGTACCGACCGAGACCCGTTCCGCATTCACCCTCCAGGTCTCGCTGATCCTCGGCCGACTGGCCGCGATCGAGAGCTAG
- a CDS encoding MerR family transcriptional regulator, whose protein sequence is MSVQQTRPSADYEVGKYSIGEVAERTGLTAHTLRWYERIGLMRHVSRQGPRTGGNGDGRGSRRRYSDHDLDWLEFVGKMRLTGMPVADMLRYAELVRQGDHTRRARRELLEDHREEVRNRISDLQSCLLVIDYKIETYADAEASNDDEHSQAG, encoded by the coding sequence ATGTCGGTACAGCAGACCCGGCCGTCCGCGGACTACGAGGTCGGCAAGTACTCGATCGGCGAGGTGGCCGAACGCACCGGTCTGACCGCGCACACGCTGCGCTGGTACGAGCGGATCGGCCTGATGCGGCACGTCAGCCGCCAGGGCCCCCGGACGGGAGGGAACGGTGACGGGCGGGGGAGTCGTCGTCGCTACAGCGACCACGATCTCGACTGGCTGGAGTTCGTCGGCAAGATGCGCCTGACCGGGATGCCGGTGGCGGACATGCTCCGCTACGCGGAGTTGGTCCGCCAGGGCGATCACACCCGGCGCGCGCGCCGAGAGTTGTTGGAGGACCACCGCGAGGAGGTCCGCAACCGCATCAGCGATCTCCAGAGCTGCCTGCTCGTCATCGACTACAAGATCGAGACGTACGCGGACGCGGAAGCGAGCAACGACGATGAGCACTCTCAAGCTGGGTGA
- a CDS encoding ABC transporter substrate-binding protein, with the protein MRSVPLLRSAAVLLFGALVLTGCGDSDDSKDDKTQGTPAASGAGTGSGPDAKAFPVTVDSGGAKVTIPAAPKKIVSLAPTATEMLYAIGAGGQVTAVDDQSNFPANAPKTKLSGFKPNVEAISNYTPDLVVTTDDADGVVAALNKLRIPVVLTPAAKTFDDSYAQLNTLGAATGHSREAGEVATKMRADIAAVVAATPKPAKPLTYFHELDNTLFTSTSKTFIGQVYAQFGLKNIADEADKSGSGYPQLSAEALVQADPDLIFLADAKGGGQSAETVAKRPGWDRLKAVRGGGVVALDDDIASRWGPRVVELVRAVADAVTKAGAAKS; encoded by the coding sequence TTGAGATCCGTACCCCTGCTGCGTTCCGCCGCCGTGCTGCTGTTCGGCGCGCTCGTCCTCACCGGCTGCGGTGACTCGGACGACTCGAAGGACGACAAGACCCAGGGCACGCCCGCGGCGTCCGGCGCCGGCACCGGGTCGGGCCCCGACGCCAAGGCGTTCCCCGTGACCGTGGACTCGGGCGGCGCCAAGGTCACCATCCCCGCCGCGCCGAAGAAGATCGTCTCGCTCGCACCCACCGCGACCGAGATGTTGTACGCGATCGGCGCGGGCGGCCAGGTCACCGCGGTCGACGACCAGTCGAACTTCCCGGCGAACGCGCCCAAGACCAAGCTGTCCGGCTTCAAGCCGAACGTCGAGGCGATCAGCAACTACACGCCCGACCTGGTGGTGACCACCGACGACGCCGACGGCGTGGTCGCGGCGCTGAACAAGCTGAGGATCCCGGTGGTGCTGACGCCCGCCGCGAAGACCTTCGACGACTCCTACGCGCAGCTGAACACGCTGGGCGCGGCCACCGGCCACAGCCGCGAGGCGGGCGAGGTGGCGACGAAGATGAGGGCCGACATCGCGGCCGTCGTCGCCGCGACGCCCAAGCCGGCGAAGCCGCTGACCTACTTCCACGAGCTGGACAACACGCTGTTCACCTCCACCTCGAAGACCTTCATCGGTCAGGTGTACGCGCAGTTCGGACTGAAGAACATCGCGGACGAGGCGGACAAGAGCGGTTCGGGCTACCCGCAGCTGTCCGCCGAGGCCCTGGTGCAGGCCGACCCCGACCTGATCTTCCTCGCCGACGCCAAGGGCGGCGGCCAGAGCGCGGAGACCGTGGCCAAGCGCCCGGGCTGGGACCGGCTCAAGGCCGTGCGCGGCGGCGGTGTGGTCGCGCTCGACGACGACATCGCCTCGCGCTGGGGTCCGCGCGTGGTGGAGTTGGTCCGGGCCGTGGCGGACGCGGTCACCAAGGCCGGTGCGGCGAAGAGCTGA
- a CDS encoding ABC transporter ATP-binding protein, producing MSARLSLRAAGVDRDGVPVLRDVRADVEPGEWVAVIGPNGAGKSTLLKAVAGLLPHMGEITVAGRPVRGLSARESARTIAYTAQNPVVPDRMPVHEYVLLGRTPHLGYLARPGRRDRAIASEVIDRLDLGRFADRDVGRLSGGERQRVVLARALAQQAPVLLLDEPTTALDLGHQQQVLELVDTLRITDGLTVLTTLHDLGVAAQYADRLLMLVGGRAVSSGPPADVLTPDTIAEHYQASVTVDRGPDGRPRVHPIRPRHGNGRDGIE from the coding sequence GTGAGCGCGCGCCTGTCGCTGCGCGCGGCCGGGGTCGACCGGGACGGGGTCCCCGTGTTGCGCGACGTGCGCGCCGACGTCGAGCCGGGCGAGTGGGTGGCGGTCATCGGCCCCAACGGCGCCGGCAAGTCCACCCTCCTCAAGGCGGTCGCCGGCCTGCTCCCCCACATGGGCGAGATCACCGTGGCGGGCCGCCCGGTCCGCGGCCTCTCCGCCCGGGAGTCGGCCCGAACCATCGCCTACACGGCCCAGAACCCGGTCGTGCCCGACCGGATGCCCGTCCACGAGTACGTCCTCCTCGGCCGCACCCCCCACCTGGGGTACCTGGCCCGCCCGGGTCGCCGGGACCGCGCCATCGCGAGCGAGGTGATCGACCGCCTCGACCTGGGCCGTTTCGCCGACCGCGACGTGGGCCGGCTCTCCGGCGGCGAACGGCAGCGCGTGGTGCTGGCCCGCGCCCTGGCCCAGCAGGCGCCGGTGCTGCTCCTGGACGAGCCGACCACCGCCCTCGACCTGGGCCACCAGCAGCAGGTCCTGGAACTGGTCGACACGCTGCGGATCACCGACGGCCTGACCGTCCTGACCACCCTGCACGACCTGGGCGTGGCCGCCCAGTACGCGGACCGCCTGCTGATGCTGGTAGGCGGCCGAGCGGTGTCCTCCGGCCCGCCCGCCGACGTACTCACCCCCGACACGATCGCCGAGCACTACCAGGCGAGCGTCACCGTCGACAGGGGCCCGGACGGCCGCCCCCGGGTCCACCCGATCCGCCCGAGACACGGCAACGGGCGAGACGGCATCGAGTAA
- a CDS encoding ACP S-malonyltransferase, whose amino-acid sequence MLVLVAPGQGAQTPGFLAPWLDLDGAADRLRWWSAVTGLDLIHYGTKADADEIRDTAVAQPLLVASGLAAALALFPQPDDVPDVVGAAAGHSVGELTAAAATGVITAETALTLVRERGRAMAAAAAVTQTGMSAVLGGDPETVLAKIAEHGLTPANMNGAGQIVAAGTLEQLAAFAADPPEKARLRPLAVAGAFHTEHMAPAVSRLAELVPGVTVRDPSVPFLSNSDGTVLRDGHDVVARLVSQVSNPVRWDLCMETMKALGVTGLIEVAPAGTLTALAKRALPGVETVALKTPDDLEAARRLVEAHGGPAAPQSPS is encoded by the coding sequence GTGCTCGTACTCGTCGCCCCCGGACAGGGCGCTCAGACGCCCGGATTCCTCGCCCCCTGGCTCGACCTCGACGGCGCGGCCGATCGGCTGCGCTGGTGGTCGGCCGTCACCGGCCTCGACCTGATCCACTACGGCACCAAGGCCGACGCCGACGAGATCCGGGACACGGCGGTGGCCCAGCCGCTGCTCGTCGCCTCGGGTCTGGCGGCCGCGCTCGCGCTGTTCCCGCAGCCCGACGACGTCCCCGACGTGGTCGGCGCCGCCGCCGGCCACAGCGTCGGCGAGCTGACCGCCGCGGCCGCCACCGGGGTGATCACCGCCGAGACGGCGCTGACCCTGGTACGCGAGCGGGGCCGGGCGATGGCCGCCGCCGCCGCGGTCACGCAGACCGGGATGAGCGCGGTCCTGGGCGGCGACCCCGAGACAGTGCTCGCCAAGATCGCCGAGCACGGTCTGACCCCGGCGAACATGAACGGCGCGGGCCAGATCGTCGCCGCCGGCACCCTGGAGCAGTTGGCCGCGTTCGCCGCCGACCCGCCGGAGAAGGCCCGCCTGCGACCGCTGGCCGTGGCCGGCGCGTTCCACACCGAGCACATGGCACCTGCGGTGAGCCGCCTGGCCGAACTGGTCCCCGGCGTGACCGTGCGCGACCCGAGCGTCCCGTTCCTGTCCAACTCCGACGGCACCGTGCTGCGCGACGGCCACGACGTGGTCGCGCGCCTGGTCAGCCAGGTCTCCAACCCGGTCCGCTGGGACCTGTGCATGGAGACCATGAAGGCCCTGGGCGTGACCGGCCTGATCGAGGTCGCCCCGGCCGGCACCCTGACCGCTCTGGCCAAGCGCGCCCTGCCGGGCGTGGAGACGGTCGCGCTGAAGACCCCGGACGACCTCGAGGCCGCCCGGAGGCTGGTCGAGGCACACGGCGGCCCGGCCGCCCCCCAGAGCCCGTCGTGA
- a CDS encoding aldo/keto reductase, giving the protein MSTLKLGEHGPEIFAQGLGCMGMSAFYAGAEHDESVATLERALDLGVDLFDTSDVYGPHTNEELLGAFLSEGARRDRVTLATKFAIAYTPEGKREIRGDAAYVKQAAEASLRRLRTDVIDLYYMHRRDVRVPIEETVGAMADLVREGKVRHLGLSEVTAKELRAAAAVHPIAAVQSEWSLFTRDIEESVVPAVREVGAALVAYSPLGRGFLSGAWASAETLPEGDFRRAQPRFTGDNAAANAAILAPLRTIAEAHGATPAQIALAWVQSRTRVWGLPVVPIPGTTKRHRLEENVAAVDLTLTEAELAALEPIAGQVTGARYPDMAATFNDRD; this is encoded by the coding sequence ATGAGCACTCTCAAGCTGGGTGAGCACGGCCCGGAGATCTTCGCCCAGGGCCTGGGCTGCATGGGCATGAGCGCCTTCTACGCGGGCGCCGAGCACGACGAGTCGGTGGCCACCCTGGAGCGGGCCCTCGACCTGGGGGTCGACCTGTTCGACACCTCGGACGTCTACGGCCCGCACACCAACGAGGAACTGCTCGGGGCCTTCCTGAGCGAGGGCGCTCGACGCGACCGGGTCACCCTGGCCACCAAGTTCGCGATCGCGTACACCCCCGAGGGCAAGCGCGAGATCCGCGGCGACGCGGCCTACGTCAAGCAGGCCGCCGAGGCCAGCCTGCGCCGGCTGCGCACCGATGTGATCGACCTGTACTACATGCACCGCCGCGACGTCCGGGTGCCGATCGAGGAGACGGTCGGCGCGATGGCGGACCTGGTCCGCGAGGGCAAGGTCCGGCACCTGGGCCTGTCCGAGGTGACCGCGAAGGAACTGCGCGCGGCGGCGGCCGTGCACCCGATCGCCGCCGTGCAGTCGGAGTGGAGCCTGTTCACCCGCGACATCGAGGAGAGCGTGGTGCCCGCCGTGCGCGAGGTCGGCGCCGCGCTGGTGGCCTACTCGCCGCTCGGCCGGGGCTTCCTCAGCGGTGCCTGGGCCAGCGCCGAAACGTTGCCCGAGGGTGACTTCCGCCGTGCCCAGCCGCGCTTCACCGGCGACAACGCCGCGGCGAACGCCGCGATCCTGGCGCCGCTGCGGACGATCGCCGAGGCCCACGGCGCCACTCCCGCGCAGATCGCGCTCGCCTGGGTGCAGTCGCGCACCCGGGTCTGGGGCCTGCCGGTGGTGCCGATCCCCGGGACCACCAAGCGGCACCGCCTGGAGGAGAACGTGGCGGCGGTCGACCTGACGCTGACCGAGGCCGAACTGGCCGCGCTGGAGCCGATCGCGGGGCAGGTCACCGGGGCGCGCTACCCCGACATGGCGGCCACCTTCAACGACCGCGACTGA
- a CDS encoding FecCD family ABC transporter permease, which produces MRDLLPTRRRPALPPLLCAGGLLVGAVVLGLIVGAADLPVRGVCLALLDELPFVHLDHGLTPVQYAVLMDLRLPRVLAAVTVGGLLALAGAGYQGVFRNPLADPYLLGAASGAGLGATLVIVYAHGDSVGGVPVVPLASFVGAMGGVLLAYAIGATSNRSGGTANLVLAGVAVAQFLAAAQTYVQSANTDELRRIYSWLFGRLSGIGWADLRMVLPYALLSTVVLVLHGRLLDVMSVGDEEAAGLGVRAGRVRLVVLLAASLATASAVAISGLIGFVGIVVPHLVRRFVGGSYRRVLPMSLLCGATFLVLTDVLARTLTAPGELPIGVVTAFVGAPFFVLVLRGTRKVDV; this is translated from the coding sequence ATGCGGGATCTCCTGCCGACCCGACGCCGGCCGGCGCTGCCACCCCTGCTCTGTGCGGGCGGGCTGCTGGTCGGCGCGGTCGTCCTCGGGCTGATCGTGGGCGCGGCCGATCTGCCCGTGCGCGGAGTGTGCCTGGCGCTGCTCGACGAGTTGCCGTTCGTACACCTGGACCACGGACTGACCCCGGTGCAGTACGCCGTGCTGATGGACCTGCGGCTGCCGCGCGTGCTGGCCGCGGTGACCGTGGGCGGGCTGCTCGCCCTGGCCGGGGCGGGGTATCAGGGCGTCTTCCGCAATCCGCTGGCCGACCCGTACCTGCTCGGCGCGGCCTCCGGCGCGGGGCTGGGCGCGACGCTGGTGATCGTGTACGCCCACGGGGACAGCGTGGGCGGTGTGCCGGTGGTGCCGCTCGCCTCCTTCGTCGGGGCGATGGGCGGGGTGCTGCTCGCGTATGCCATCGGCGCGACCTCGAACCGCTCCGGCGGCACCGCGAACCTGGTCCTGGCGGGTGTGGCGGTCGCCCAGTTCCTGGCCGCCGCGCAGACCTACGTCCAGTCCGCCAACACCGACGAACTGCGCCGGATCTACTCGTGGCTCTTCGGCCGGCTGTCCGGGATCGGCTGGGCCGACCTGCGCATGGTCCTGCCGTACGCCCTGCTCAGCACGGTGGTGCTGGTCCTGCACGGCCGCCTCCTGGACGTGATGTCGGTGGGCGACGAGGAGGCGGCGGGCCTGGGTGTCCGGGCCGGCCGGGTCCGGCTGGTGGTGCTGCTCGCCGCGTCCCTCGCCACCGCGTCGGCGGTCGCGATCAGCGGCCTGATCGGCTTCGTCGGCATCGTCGTGCCGCACCTCGTGCGCCGCTTCGTCGGCGGCAGCTACCGGCGGGTGTTGCCGATGTCGCTGCTGTGCGGGGCCACGTTCCTGGTCCTGACCGACGTGCTCGCCCGCACCCTGACCGCGCCCGGCGAACTGCCGATCGGCGTGGTCACCGCGTTCGTCGGCGCGCCGTTCTTCGTCCTCGTGCTGCGCGGCACCCGGAAGGTGGACGTGTGA
- a CDS encoding beta-ketoacyl-ACP synthase III, with the protein MTATITPRAGAAHARILGVGGYRPARIVPNSELVDRIDSSDEWIQSRSGIRTRRWASPEETVAEMSVAAAGKALAHAGLDASQVGCVIVSTVTHLKQTPAIATEIAHRLGAGGGRAAAFDVSAACAGFCYGVSLASDMVRGGSAEYVLVIGVERLSDLTNLSDRGTAFIFGDGAGAVVIGPSNTPGIGPVVWGSDGSQSEAITQTVDWNDLRDDREQEFPTLKMEGQKVFRWAVWEMAKVCEQALDAAGVKAEDLDAFIPHQANMRITDAMIKALKLPPEVPVARDIAENGNTSAASIPLAMERMLESGEAVSGGTALIMGFGAGLVYAGQVITLP; encoded by the coding sequence GTGACCGCAACCATCACCCCCCGCGCCGGAGCCGCGCACGCGCGCATCCTCGGCGTCGGCGGTTACCGCCCGGCCCGGATCGTGCCCAACTCCGAGTTGGTGGACCGGATCGACTCCTCCGACGAGTGGATCCAGTCCCGTTCCGGGATCCGGACCCGGCGCTGGGCCTCCCCCGAGGAGACCGTCGCCGAGATGTCCGTCGCGGCGGCCGGCAAGGCCCTCGCACACGCGGGTCTGGACGCCTCGCAGGTCGGCTGCGTGATCGTCTCGACGGTCACCCACCTCAAGCAGACCCCGGCGATCGCCACCGAGATCGCCCACCGCCTGGGCGCGGGCGGCGGCCGGGCGGCGGCGTTCGACGTCTCCGCGGCCTGCGCGGGCTTTTGCTACGGCGTCTCGCTGGCCAGTGACATGGTCCGCGGCGGCAGCGCCGAGTACGTCCTGGTGATCGGCGTCGAGCGGCTGAGCGACCTGACCAACCTGTCCGACCGGGGCACCGCGTTCATCTTCGGCGACGGCGCGGGCGCCGTGGTGATCGGCCCCTCGAACACCCCGGGCATCGGCCCCGTGGTGTGGGGTTCGGACGGTTCCCAGTCCGAGGCGATCACCCAGACCGTCGACTGGAACGACCTGCGCGACGACCGCGAACAGGAGTTCCCCACGCTCAAGATGGAGGGCCAGAAGGTCTTCCGCTGGGCCGTGTGGGAGATGGCCAAGGTCTGCGAGCAGGCCCTGGACGCGGCCGGCGTCAAGGCCGAGGACCTGGACGCGTTCATCCCGCACCAGGCCAACATGCGGATCACCGACGCGATGATCAAGGCGCTCAAGCTGCCCCCCGAGGTGCCGGTCGCCCGCGACATCGCCGAGAACGGCAACACCTCCGCCGCGTCCATTCCGCTCGCCATGGAGCGCATGCTCGAAAGCGGCGAAGCGGTCAGCGGCGGAACCGCGTTGATCATGGGATTCGGGGCCGGCCTCGTGTACGCGGGGCAGGTCATTACGCTTCCGTAG
- a CDS encoding ARPP-2 domain-containing protein — translation MSGGFAATGLVARPAQVWGAVRLVPLVREEPLVGLRLDRRVHEVGDPSIVDVGDGTYYRSFIPHAFVASWDPDGDRTAAFGTQLQERPVTPRTARMKMPARRALRRMARGGVGNRLRFLPMHLAMEGYLALHFGGPSIVWEEWTDRAVREGLSPRMEEAYCGYAVRGLADALKVFEIHRGQCGVALYVADTLASVFVVPHPSDYRALHATLLEDLYGEVLFHYANYVEAVPDFVVGIDADRVSSLADLRRAAAGQAGAWERFHHLMLSGLTAEGAYTSESVYRLGPFELSRFLPSFRLDEENHIGERIVHEDGRLAYCKTFRLSAAQIRRGHLLTTLHTHGWALDVAATALRTTPSALARRIRESGFEGLLRQHVVDRLEREGRRR, via the coding sequence GTGAGCGGCGGTTTCGCGGCGACCGGGCTGGTCGCCCGACCCGCGCAGGTGTGGGGCGCGGTGCGGCTGGTACCGCTGGTGCGGGAGGAGCCGCTGGTCGGCCTGCGCCTGGATCGACGGGTCCACGAGGTCGGTGATCCCTCGATCGTGGACGTCGGCGACGGCACCTACTACCGCTCCTTCATTCCGCACGCGTTCGTCGCGTCGTGGGATCCCGACGGCGACCGGACGGCGGCGTTCGGCACCCAGCTCCAGGAGCGCCCGGTCACGCCGCGCACCGCGCGGATGAAGATGCCGGCCCGGCGCGCGCTGCGCCGGATGGCCCGCGGCGGCGTCGGCAATCGGCTGCGTTTCCTGCCGATGCACCTGGCCATGGAGGGATATCTCGCGCTGCACTTCGGCGGGCCCTCGATCGTGTGGGAGGAGTGGACCGACCGGGCCGTGCGCGAGGGTTTGTCGCCGCGCATGGAGGAGGCGTACTGCGGATACGCGGTGCGCGGTCTGGCCGACGCGCTCAAGGTGTTCGAGATCCATCGGGGCCAGTGCGGGGTCGCGCTGTATGTCGCGGACACGCTCGCGAGCGTGTTCGTGGTGCCGCATCCGTCCGACTACCGGGCCCTGCACGCGACGCTGCTCGAAGACCTGTACGGCGAGGTGCTGTTCCACTACGCGAACTACGTCGAGGCGGTGCCGGACTTCGTGGTGGGGATCGACGCCGATCGGGTGTCCTCGCTCGCCGACCTGCGCCGGGCGGCGGCCGGGCAGGCCGGGGCCTGGGAGCGGTTCCACCATCTGATGTTGTCCGGCCTCACCGCAGAGGGCGCCTACACGAGCGAGTCGGTGTACCGGCTGGGGCCGTTCGAGCTGTCCCGGTTCCTGCCCTCGTTCCGGCTCGACGAGGAGAACCACATCGGCGAGCGGATCGTCCACGAGGACGGGCGGCTGGCCTACTGCAAGACGTTTCGGCTGTCCGCGGCGCAGATCCGCCGGGGCCACCTGCTCACCACGCTGCACACGCACGGCTGGGCCCTGGACGTGGCGGCGACCGCCCTGCGCACCACGCCGTCGGCGCTGGCCCGGCGGATCCGCGAGTCCGGGTTCGAGGGCCTGCTGCGGCAGCACGTGGTGGACCGTCTGGAGCGCGAGGGCCGGCGCCGCTGA